TTCCCAGAGCCTCAGCCTATCATTTTTTTCCTGATATGGGAGCCTTGTATCTTGGCCTTCGTTTGGTTCATTCTGAATTGGTGTCTAGGAGACTGTCAAAGGTAGAGACTACCGAATTTCAAACCTGGCAAGACTATGTATATTTTCTTGCAAGAGAAGCAGCTTCTGTTGTCAGGGAGGACCTAGCTCTTATGCGAGTGGTGTATGGAGTTCGCAATGAAGAGACCAAAGATGTGGGAAAGGCACTGGATTCTACCATAGCGAAATTGGCTTTATCACAAGTCGAAGACCGTTTTTTACTTCCAGACTTACCAGATATGGCTCGTAAGGTGGGGATTGCTGTTTCACTCATTGATTCTGTTTTTCGCTACTCGTTTCGGGAACAAGGTGAGATCACCGAAGAGATGGTAAGTGAAGCCGGAAGAGCTGCCGTGGCTTACCTGCGATCTTATCTTCCTGAATTTTTAAAATACAGAAAATAGATTTCTGACCCTCGCAGAAAAGAAGAGACCCAAGTAAAAAATAATCGACATTTGTCGGTTTTTTGTCAAATTACCCCTTACGCCAGAAGTGATGCCTTCGCTGCCTTTTGACTTCTATAAAAGGTCAATCGAAGTTTTGCCGCTTCTTGTCATTTGCGAAAAGGGAGATAAATCATGTTAGTAACAAACTTTGGTGTTTTCTTACGAAAGTTCAAAAAGGTTTTGGCTCTGTTTGTCTCCTTTGTTCTAGGTCCCACCGAAGGTTTTGTGATGAGGCATAGGATTTTGAATGGAACCCTTCTTGCGGGAATAGTGGCTATGGGTGTCGGGCTTACTTCAGAGTTCTTTCGAGAAGGTTTTGAAATCGGAGGACTGATTGCCTTATGGGTCGCCTTTGGGTTTGCTTGTATTTTTTATTATCTCGCACGGTTCCAACACCAGTTTCAAATCCTTATCCTCCCTACCTTTATCATCAGTTCCTTAACATCATTCTTACAAATTCAATACAGTGGTGGGATTGTAAGTGCCAATGTGATGTTACTTGCTCCCATCCTTGTTTTGAATATGCTCATCCTCGGAAATAAATTTGATTGGTTAGCCATTGTATTTTTTGTCGGGGCTCTTTTTTTGGTGAATTATACCCAAGGAATTCATCCGGAATGGTTTTTTGATTATTCCTCTGAGAAAGCAAGAAGTGAAGACTTCCTGATCACAGGGATATCGATTTTATTTTTACTCGGACTTATGTTACGCACACTCAATCGTTCTTACGAAGACGCGATTGGAGAAGTGAGTCGTTTGAAATACCAACAAGACGGAGATTATTATTTAACCTCACTACTCACTCGTCCTCTTTCTGGAATTCGGATCCGATCCCAATCAGTGCAGTTCCAATCCTATATCAAACAGAAAAAAGCATTCCAATTCAAAAACAAAGAGTATGAACTCGGTGGTGATATTTGTGTAGCCGATCAAATTGTTTTGCGCGGCCGCAGTTATTGTGTATTTGCCAACGGCGATGCTATGGGTAAATCGATGCAAGGGGCAGGGGGAGTTCTTGTTTTTGGAACAGCTTTTCGTGCGCTGATTGAACGAACTCATAGGGAAGGAATTCTTTCTGGATACTTTCCTGAGCGATGGTTACATACTGCACTCAATGATCTGAATGATGTATTCGAAGGTTTTGATGGTTCTATGTCCATGTCTCTACTTTTGGGGTTGGTAGATGAGGAAAATGGTTTTTTATATTATATCAATGCGGAACATCCATTTCCCATTCGATTTCGTGATGGGCATGCCAACTTTTTATCGGAAGAGGCAACGAACTTTAAATTAGGGATGCAAAAAGACAAGGCTCGGATTGAAACCTGTTGGATTCGACCAGGAGACACAATTATCATTGGTTCCGATGGGCGAGATGACCTGGGTATGGGAATGGATGCCACAGCGAACCGTGTGATCAATATGGATCACACTTCTATCTTAAGGCAGGTGGAAGAAAGTGAAGGTGATATCGAAAAATTGGGACTTCGCCTCCAAAAGATTGGGGAACTCACAGATGATCTCTCCTTACTCAGCATTCGGTTCCAACCGCAAACACAAGTAGATCCAAAAACAAGAGAGCTAAATTTGGAGGAACCAATTCGCCTCCTGAAAAAAAACAATGACTCCGAAGCTCTCACTCTTCTCACAACGTATGCTGATTTATATGCTTTCGACCCCGCCGTATGGAAATTATTGCACCGAGTGTATCGTAAATTGGAGAAACCTGCAGAGGCAGGTAGGGCTGCCGAGAATTTTTCTAATACTCATCCATCAGGACTCCAAATGATCCTAGATGGTGCCATCCAATATGCAAAAGCAAGTCTGATCGAAGAAGCCATTGATATGGCAGAGC
The sequence above is drawn from the Leptospira sp. WS4.C2 genome and encodes:
- a CDS encoding SpoIIE family protein phosphatase, whose product is MLVTNFGVFLRKFKKVLALFVSFVLGPTEGFVMRHRILNGTLLAGIVAMGVGLTSEFFREGFEIGGLIALWVAFGFACIFYYLARFQHQFQILILPTFIISSLTSFLQIQYSGGIVSANVMLLAPILVLNMLILGNKFDWLAIVFFVGALFLVNYTQGIHPEWFFDYSSEKARSEDFLITGISILFLLGLMLRTLNRSYEDAIGEVSRLKYQQDGDYYLTSLLTRPLSGIRIRSQSVQFQSYIKQKKAFQFKNKEYELGGDICVADQIVLRGRSYCVFANGDAMGKSMQGAGGVLVFGTAFRALIERTHREGILSGYFPERWLHTALNDLNDVFEGFDGSMSMSLLLGLVDEENGFLYYINAEHPFPIRFRDGHANFLSEEATNFKLGMQKDKARIETCWIRPGDTIIIGSDGRDDLGMGMDATANRVINMDHTSILRQVEESEGDIEKLGLRLQKIGELTDDLSLLSIRFQPQTQVDPKTRELNLEEPIRLLKKNNDSEALTLLTTYADLYAFDPAVWKLLHRVYRKLEKPAEAGRAAENFSNTHPSGLQMILDGAIQYAKASLIEEAIDMAERIYSRKPEVIPVIKILARLYKKSKRPDKAEEYQNEIHRLQNRSNES
- a CDS encoding TetR/AcrR family transcriptional regulator: MPSSKPKQIPEKETKTSVVKKDEDRGKDHSRRTLLVQSLRELLREEDPASITFAKVCERAKIPRASAYHFFPDMGALYLGLRLVHSELVSRRLSKVETTEFQTWQDYVYFLAREAASVVREDLALMRVVYGVRNEETKDVGKALDSTIAKLALSQVEDRFLLPDLPDMARKVGIAVSLIDSVFRYSFREQGEITEEMVSEAGRAAVAYLRSYLPEFLKYRK